One Fibrobacter sp. UWR2 DNA window includes the following coding sequences:
- a CDS encoding ABC transporter ATP-binding protein, producing the protein MTVRFPVRGGVLGKVKDYFTAVDGVSFTLEQGKILSVVGESGCGKSTLAKSLVGLAPLASGSIKLFGREVQGGRFVHDAHEKGARVCDMVQMVFQDPYSSLNPRQTVEEILTAPLMARKASFSEAHARACELLDRVSIPREALAKFPHEFSGGQRQRLCIARSLMVRPKILLCDEVTSALDVSVQAQILHLLNTLRCDLGLSILFISHDMQVVRALSDDVLVMYFGRVVERGAANDVLVKPQHDYTKRLLESVPTVRR; encoded by the coding sequence TTGACGGTCAGGTTTCCGGTGCGTGGTGGCGTACTGGGCAAGGTGAAGGACTACTTCACCGCTGTTGACGGCGTATCCTTTACCCTGGAACAGGGGAAAATCCTGAGCGTAGTGGGCGAGTCGGGTTGCGGGAAGTCGACCCTGGCGAAATCTCTGGTCGGCCTTGCTCCGCTTGCGTCGGGGAGTATAAAGCTCTTTGGCCGCGAGGTTCAGGGTGGAAGGTTTGTTCACGATGCTCACGAAAAGGGTGCGCGAGTTTGTGATATGGTGCAGATGGTGTTCCAGGACCCGTACAGCAGCCTGAACCCGCGCCAGACCGTTGAAGAAATCCTGACCGCGCCGCTTATGGCTCGAAAAGCCTCGTTTAGTGAAGCCCATGCCCGGGCGTGCGAATTGCTGGATCGTGTCTCGATTCCCCGCGAAGCACTTGCAAAATTCCCCCACGAGTTTTCTGGCGGGCAAAGGCAGCGCCTGTGCATAGCGCGCAGCCTGATGGTAAGGCCGAAGATTCTTCTGTGCGACGAGGTGACGAGCGCCCTCGACGTCTCGGTGCAGGCGCAGATACTGCATCTGCTCAACACCCTGCGTTGCGATCTCGGACTGAGCATCCTGTTTATCAGTCATGATATGCAGGTTGTCCGCGCCTTGTCAGATGACGTGCTCGTGATGTACTTTGGGCGTGTCGTGGAGCGTGGCGCGGCAAACGATGTACTCGTAAAACCGCAGCACGATTATACAAAGAGACTTCTGGAAAGCGTGCCTACGGTACGCCGCTGA
- the xseB gene encoding exodeoxyribonuclease VII small subunit gives MSKENFEYKNAMERLEAILERIDNSEMEIDELAGKVQEATELLKKCRQILLDTEKSVQGALESLDGEADA, from the coding sequence ATGAGCAAAGAAAACTTCGAGTACAAGAACGCGATGGAGCGCCTGGAGGCGATTCTTGAACGTATCGACAATTCCGAAATGGAAATCGACGAACTTGCTGGTAAGGTCCAGGAGGCAACCGAACTGTTGAAAAAGTGCCGGCAAATCCTGCTGGATACGGAAAAAAGTGTACAAGGGGCACTGGAAAGCCTGGATGGGGAGGCCGATGCCTGA
- a CDS encoding DedA family protein, producing the protein MKKLVILALLVASLAFATESVIDSATPNATALEVTTPETEAAQQAGIYDRVIDWYNDNLNYGTVALLMAIESSFIPFPSELVVPPAAYKAMQKDSDLSIVLLVLFATLGALAGAFINYFLSKFLGRPIVYKFAESRLGHFLLLDASKVEKAEVFFRDHGAISTLVGRLIPAIRQLISIPAGLSNMKILPFALYTAIGATFWNIILAILGYLAHGQKDVIQAYSHELSIGLVGLGVLFIAYMAWNAFKPKKQ; encoded by the coding sequence ATGAAAAAACTCGTCATACTAGCACTCCTCGTCGCAAGCCTTGCGTTTGCGACAGAATCCGTTATTGATTCCGCTACGCCCAACGCAACCGCACTCGAAGTGACAACACCCGAGACAGAAGCCGCACAGCAGGCTGGCATCTACGACAGGGTTATCGATTGGTACAACGACAACCTAAACTACGGGACAGTCGCACTTCTCATGGCAATCGAGAGTTCGTTCATTCCCTTCCCTTCGGAACTGGTAGTGCCGCCTGCAGCGTACAAGGCCATGCAGAAGGACTCCGACCTGAGCATAGTGCTCCTGGTACTATTCGCAACGCTCGGAGCACTCGCAGGAGCTTTCATCAACTACTTCCTATCCAAGTTCCTCGGCCGCCCGATTGTATACAAGTTTGCAGAAAGCCGTCTCGGGCATTTCCTGCTTCTCGACGCAAGCAAGGTCGAGAAGGCCGAAGTGTTTTTCCGCGACCACGGCGCCATCTCGACACTCGTCGGCAGGCTTATCCCTGCAATACGCCAACTGATATCGATTCCGGCGGGACTTTCCAACATGAAGATCTTGCCTTTCGCCCTATACACGGCCATCGGCGCCACGTTCTGGAATATCATCCTCGCCATACTCGGCTACCTCGCCCACGGGCAGAAGGATGTCATCCAGGCTTACAGTCATGAACTTTCTATAGGGCTGGTCGGGCTCGGCGTGCTGTTCATTGCCTACATGGCATGGAACGCCTTCAAGCCCAAGAAACAATAG
- a CDS encoding toxin-antitoxin system YwqK family antitoxin, whose protein sequence is MKKEIFVLILCCAISNGLAAQKKAVPQKDPAPANVAALDTVRENFPDGSVSRVYMVQQGTDIREGVAISYHPNGKVAVEAPYKNGKLDGVFKSFYENGKPWQTIGYKDGIEDGISTDYFDNGRKKKREIYNAGVLDGMSEEYNERGLVWRKIPYSKGQIHGVAKIYDELGALKEEMTFEYGLRNGPYRRYNKGIKVLEAIFEKNRCVKNCEF, encoded by the coding sequence ATGAAAAAAGAAATTTTCGTGCTTATTTTGTGTTGTGCTATTAGCAACGGCCTTGCTGCGCAAAAAAAGGCGGTTCCCCAGAAGGATCCTGCCCCGGCGAACGTTGCCGCACTTGACACAGTCCGCGAAAATTTTCCTGATGGGAGCGTCTCTAGGGTCTATATGGTTCAACAGGGTACGGATATCCGTGAGGGCGTGGCGATAAGTTACCACCCTAACGGGAAGGTCGCGGTCGAGGCTCCGTACAAGAACGGAAAACTCGATGGCGTGTTCAAGAGTTTCTACGAGAACGGAAAACCGTGGCAGACCATTGGCTACAAGGACGGCATCGAGGACGGCATAAGCACGGACTACTTTGATAACGGTCGGAAAAAAAAGCGCGAAATCTACAATGCGGGGGTCCTTGACGGCATGAGCGAGGAATACAATGAGCGTGGACTCGTGTGGCGCAAGATTCCCTATTCCAAGGGGCAAATCCATGGCGTCGCGAAGATCTATGACGAACTGGGTGCGCTCAAGGAAGAAATGACCTTCGAGTACGGATTGCGCAATGGTCCCTACCGCAGGTACAACAAGGGAATAAAGGTCCTCGAAGCGATTTTCGAGAAAAACCGTTGTGTCAAGAACTGCGAGTTCTAG
- a CDS encoding radical SAM protein — translation MRITFLNPPFHPMFSRESRSPCVTKSSTLYWPMFLSYAAGTVEADGNEIQLIDSPAMELDLPKTLEGIKKFDPALVVCSTSTPSILNDLKVVHAIKETLPNTKVAIMGTHATAEPLESMEMEPALDFVIIGEADYTARNLVRYLRGDIKEISSIAGLAYRKADGTTDFQPEGPKIENLDELPWVSKVYRKHLYSCYKKYFYGANLNPLIVILSGRGCPNRCSYCVIPQTLNGHKFRRRTPKDVVDELQYIKDNFEDLGEVFFEDDTFTASHEHVREICNLILERGLKITWSCNARADVPLDLLKLMKKAGGREMCVGFESASPVVLENIHKGVKNTDKAIEFTKNARKAGLLVHGCFMVGNPGDTPETLRMTLDYAKKLNPNTAQFYPIMAYPGTEAYKEALESGALQTKDYNQWLDKDGFHRTTIQRGELTSQALVDFCDKARREFYLRPSYIFRQGIMAIKNPRERYRVMRGFGTLVKHLFRKHGQLAPVARQAPTIKQ, via the coding sequence ATGCGTATTACTTTTTTAAATCCGCCCTTCCATCCGATGTTCAGTCGTGAGTCGCGCAGTCCGTGCGTGACCAAGTCCTCTACACTTTATTGGCCCATGTTCCTGAGCTACGCAGCCGGTACCGTCGAAGCCGACGGCAACGAAATCCAGCTCATCGACAGCCCCGCCATGGAACTCGACCTTCCAAAGACTTTGGAAGGCATCAAGAAGTTTGACCCGGCACTCGTCGTCTGCAGCACGAGTACACCGAGTATATTGAATGACCTCAAGGTGGTGCACGCCATCAAGGAAACTCTCCCGAACACGAAGGTCGCCATCATGGGCACGCACGCCACCGCCGAGCCGCTGGAATCCATGGAGATGGAACCCGCCCTCGATTTCGTGATTATCGGCGAGGCGGACTACACCGCGAGGAACCTCGTGCGCTACCTGCGCGGCGACATCAAGGAAATTTCTAGTATCGCGGGCCTCGCCTACCGCAAGGCGGACGGCACGACCGACTTCCAGCCCGAAGGCCCGAAGATCGAGAACCTCGACGAACTCCCGTGGGTCTCGAAGGTCTACCGCAAGCACCTCTACAGCTGCTACAAGAAGTATTTCTACGGTGCAAACCTCAACCCACTGATTGTGATACTCTCGGGTCGCGGTTGCCCGAACCGCTGCAGCTACTGCGTGATTCCGCAGACGCTCAACGGCCACAAGTTCCGCCGCCGCACGCCGAAGGACGTGGTGGACGAACTACAGTACATCAAGGACAATTTTGAAGACCTGGGCGAAGTCTTCTTCGAAGACGACACGTTCACCGCAAGCCACGAGCACGTGCGCGAAATCTGCAACCTGATTCTGGAACGCGGCCTCAAGATTACCTGGAGCTGCAACGCCCGCGCCGACGTACCGCTCGACCTGCTCAAGCTCATGAAGAAGGCTGGCGGCCGCGAAATGTGCGTAGGCTTCGAGAGTGCAAGCCCCGTGGTTCTCGAGAACATCCACAAGGGTGTGAAGAACACCGACAAGGCCATCGAGTTCACGAAGAACGCCCGCAAGGCAGGCCTGCTGGTGCATGGCTGCTTTATGGTAGGCAACCCGGGCGACACTCCGGAAACTCTCCGCATGACGCTCGACTACGCCAAGAAGTTGAACCCCAACACGGCGCAGTTCTACCCCATCATGGCGTACCCCGGTACCGAAGCGTACAAGGAAGCCCTCGAAAGCGGCGCATTACAGACAAAGGATTACAACCAGTGGCTCGACAAGGACGGGTTCCACCGCACCACCATCCAGCGTGGCGAACTCACCAGCCAGGCACTCGTTGACTTCTGCGACAAGGCCCGCCGCGAGTTTTACCTGCGCCCGAGCTACATATTCCGCCAGGGAATCATGGCCATCAAGAACCCGCGCGAACGCTACCGCGTAATGCGTGGATTCGGCACGCTCGTGAAGCACCTGTTCCGCAAGCACGGGCAATTGGCCCCTGTGGCACGCCAGGCCCCGACGATAAAGCAGTAG
- a CDS encoding histidine triad nucleotide-binding protein, translated as MSENCLFCKIIKGEIPSKKIYEDDDVFAFYDIAPQAPVHFLVVPKRHIATIMDMKPEDCELVGKMLYRAQLIAKDLGLEEGGARFVFNCKADAGQTVFHIHLHVVGGQQMGWPPFPTV; from the coding sequence ATGAGTGAAAACTGCCTTTTCTGCAAAATCATCAAGGGTGAAATCCCTTCCAAGAAAATCTACGAAGACGATGACGTTTTCGCCTTCTACGACATAGCCCCGCAGGCCCCGGTGCACTTTCTGGTGGTGCCGAAGCGCCATATCGCGACCATCATGGACATGAAGCCCGAAGACTGCGAGCTCGTGGGCAAGATGCTTTACCGCGCACAGCTCATCGCGAAGGACCTCGGCCTCGAAGAGGGCGGCGCCCGTTTCGTGTTCAACTGCAAGGCTGATGCCGGCCAGACGGTATTCCACATCCACCTGCACGTCGTTGGCGGGCAGCAGATGGGCTGGCCTCCGTTCCCGACCGTCTAG
- the recO gene encoding DNA repair protein RecO: MIKSRAIVLHRYAYSDSSWIVKALTEECGIVSFIVKGGKRKESPFKGALDPLALSEVVFRENPNAELLFVKEASVIEWHPHLRENLLKTAKAQVMTEIVLRYAPAGVPLEGEFSLLENALAALDAVNSRSGIFARWLLGICDLWGYTLDMHTCSRCGQAIEGAPADFHPETGAFVCKNCLGVETPRARKETLDGFYALRSDNEPATPEYVENALLAYLRNHIGFMREINSLKFLNETRKLFPEVQ, translated from the coding sequence ATGATCAAGTCCCGTGCCATAGTCCTGCACCGCTACGCCTACAGCGACTCCAGCTGGATCGTGAAGGCGCTTACGGAGGAATGCGGCATTGTCTCCTTCATCGTGAAGGGAGGCAAGCGCAAGGAGTCGCCCTTCAAGGGCGCGCTCGACCCGCTCGCCCTGAGCGAAGTCGTATTCCGCGAAAACCCGAACGCAGAACTGCTGTTCGTGAAAGAAGCTAGCGTCATCGAATGGCACCCCCACCTGCGCGAAAACCTCCTGAAAACGGCGAAGGCGCAGGTCATGACCGAAATCGTATTGCGGTACGCGCCCGCAGGCGTCCCGCTCGAAGGGGAATTCTCGCTACTGGAAAATGCGCTCGCCGCGCTCGATGCCGTGAACAGTAGATCAGGCATTTTCGCCCGCTGGCTACTTGGCATCTGTGACCTGTGGGGCTATACGCTCGACATGCACACCTGCAGCCGCTGCGGTCAAGCGATCGAGGGCGCTCCAGCGGATTTCCACCCGGAAACGGGCGCTTTTGTCTGCAAAAATTGTCTCGGAGTCGAAACTCCCCGCGCCAGGAAGGAAACTCTCGACGGTTTTTACGCACTACGCTCAGACAACGAGCCTGCGACTCCGGAATATGTCGAAAATGCGCTCCTCGCCTACCTGCGCAACCACATCGGGTTCATGCGCGAAATAAACTCGCTCAAATTTCTAAATGAAACACGCAAGTTATTTCCGGAAGTACAATAA
- the panB gene encoding 3-methyl-2-oxobutanoate hydroxymethyltransferase, translated as MLTAENIRALKGTGKKVSMITAYDFAFAQMAEAAGVDQILVGDSLANTMLGYKSTREIGMTEMLIFVAAVCRGAPNTHVVADMPYLSDKDPQTAYDNAKRFMDLGAASVKLEGTPEGVIEYLRSKDIPVCAHLGLLPQTAENFKQKGKTEEEARAIEEAAKFVDSLGCFETVLEHIPEELGKKITGEVKSVTIGIGGGKFTDGHVLVMHDALGMHPRKLPPFATKFVDMYSLGVEGMRKYVESVKNEA; from the coding sequence ATGCTTACTGCGGAAAATATCCGCGCCTTGAAGGGCACGGGCAAGAAAGTTTCGATGATTACCGCCTACGACTTCGCATTCGCCCAGATGGCAGAAGCCGCCGGAGTCGACCAGATTCTCGTGGGTGACAGCCTCGCGAACACCATGCTCGGCTACAAGAGCACCCGCGAAATCGGCATGACCGAAATGCTCATCTTCGTTGCCGCCGTCTGCCGCGGCGCACCCAACACACACGTAGTGGCCGACATGCCCTACCTGAGCGACAAGGATCCGCAAACCGCATACGATAACGCTAAGCGCTTCATGGACTTAGGTGCGGCAAGCGTCAAACTCGAGGGCACCCCCGAAGGCGTCATCGAATACCTGCGCAGCAAGGACATTCCCGTCTGCGCACACCTCGGGCTGCTCCCGCAGACTGCCGAAAACTTCAAGCAGAAGGGCAAGACCGAAGAAGAGGCCCGCGCCATCGAAGAAGCCGCCAAGTTCGTGGATAGCCTCGGCTGTTTCGAAACCGTACTCGAGCACATCCCCGAAGAACTCGGCAAAAAGATTACCGGCGAGGTGAAAAGCGTCACCATCGGTATCGGCGGCGGCAAGTTCACCGACGGACACGTGCTCGTGATGCATGATGCGCTCGGAATGCACCCGCGCAAGCTCCCGCCGTTCGCCACGAAGTTCGTCGACATGTATTCCCTGGGCGTAGAAGGCATGCGCAAGTACGTGGAGAGCGTGAAGAACGAAGCTTGA
- a CDS encoding histone H1-like repetitive region-containing protein, giving the protein MATTKKPAAKKPAAKKAVAAKKPAAKKVAAKKPAAKKAPAKKAAPAKKAAAKKPAAKKVAAKKPAAKKVAAKKPAAKKAPAKKAAKK; this is encoded by the coding sequence ATGGCTACAACAAAGAAACCCGCTGCTAAGAAACCCGCTGCCAAGAAGGCTGTCGCCGCTAAGAAGCCGGCTGCCAAGAAGGTCGCCGCCAAGAAGCCCGCTGCCAAGAAGGCTCCGGCTAAGAAGGCTGCTCCGGCCAAGAAGGCTGCTGCTAAGAAGCCGGCCGCCAAGAAGGTCGCTGCCAAGAAGCCGGCCGCCAAGAAGGTTGCCGCTAAGAAGCCGGCTGCCAAGAAGGCTCCTGCTAAGAAGGCTGCCAAGAAGTAA
- a CDS encoding phosphatase has translation MANKLLATIDIGSMSCIMLIAAFEDGKLVPKLQKVKICKLGEDIYEHGRITEKKIQELVDVMTSFRMDLHALGADIQAAAMTEAMRKAENQEEVVDAVEKALWFRPQIISGEEEGKLTYRSVKEWHGEGIVTIDIGGGSTELSNGETTFSIPVGALKMFKAMGPIPGPEYKKFVKETFKEVSFKGMTKKPVYLIGGTGTALAMVFLDKQKFDYKAIEGLEMSIADLDAVTTRISNLSKELRAMLPGLENGRSDVIICGLFWLKSLLEKLRVERFFISTAGIRFGLLYPPEPEPEAKPKAKKTPPWLKKKEENSAVEGEEGATDAE, from the coding sequence ATGGCTAACAAGCTGCTTGCCACCATCGATATCGGGAGCATGAGCTGCATTATGCTCATCGCCGCCTTCGAGGACGGGAAACTCGTCCCGAAACTCCAGAAAGTGAAAATCTGCAAGCTCGGCGAAGATATATACGAGCACGGGCGCATTACCGAGAAGAAAATCCAGGAACTTGTCGACGTGATGACGTCGTTCCGCATGGACCTGCACGCCCTGGGCGCCGACATCCAGGCAGCCGCCATGACAGAAGCCATGCGCAAGGCAGAAAACCAGGAAGAAGTCGTCGATGCGGTCGAAAAGGCACTCTGGTTCCGCCCGCAAATTATCAGCGGCGAAGAAGAGGGCAAGCTCACCTACCGTTCCGTGAAGGAATGGCACGGCGAAGGCATCGTCACCATCGACATCGGCGGCGGTTCGACCGAACTCAGTAACGGCGAGACCACGTTCTCGATTCCCGTGGGCGCTCTCAAGATGTTCAAGGCGATGGGCCCCATCCCGGGCCCCGAATACAAGAAGTTCGTCAAGGAAACTTTCAAGGAAGTGAGCTTCAAGGGCATGACCAAGAAGCCCGTCTACCTTATCGGCGGTACGGGAACCGCTCTCGCCATGGTATTCCTGGACAAGCAGAAGTTCGACTACAAGGCCATCGAAGGGCTCGAGATGAGCATCGCCGACCTCGACGCCGTCACCACACGCATTTCGAACCTCTCGAAGGAACTCCGCGCGATGCTTCCCGGACTCGAGAACGGCCGCAGCGACGTCATCATCTGCGGGCTGTTCTGGCTCAAGTCGCTCCTGGAGAAGTTGCGCGTCGAAAGATTCTTCATCAGCACTGCCGGCATCCGCTTTGGCCTGCTGTACCCGCCGGAACCCGAGCCAGAAGCAAAACCGAAGGCGAAAAAGACTCCGCCCTGGCTGAAGAAGAAGGAAGAGAATTCCGCCGTTGAAGGTGAGGAAGGCGCAACCGACGCTGAATAA
- a CDS encoding class I SAM-dependent rRNA methyltransferase — MRHLLEIANEKRSPLFDVTDAYRIVNGAADGFPGLTLDRFGDRLQVQFFGSEMLPRRREFVDAVAAMFNPACIVVKERLSRSGKSLENAPMEVAFGTREAAVGTVREGNARFHVDLLDTVNPGLFLDMRHVRLEVEDRFRAMTGAVPVGAQSNASDKPASDTGINGPRFLNLFSYTCSFSVHARLGGAAVATNADISGKILDKGRENYALNGLDLRPGEFFRGNALEYVRWAIKKGFKFDGIVLDPPSFARFKGLNFNVREHLMPLVAECAQALNQNGFIMVSSNYSEFALDSFARDVLAAVKSVYKEARTAWKRGQDIDFAGSGATKVSCLVATLVEV; from the coding sequence ATGCGTCATCTCCTAGAAATTGCAAATGAAAAACGTTCGCCGCTGTTCGATGTGACGGACGCTTATCGCATTGTGAACGGAGCCGCCGATGGCTTTCCGGGGCTTACGCTCGACCGCTTCGGCGACCGCCTGCAGGTGCAGTTCTTTGGGTCGGAGATGCTCCCGCGTCGCCGCGAGTTCGTGGATGCGGTGGCCGCGATGTTCAACCCCGCGTGCATTGTGGTGAAGGAGCGTCTCTCCCGCTCGGGCAAGTCGCTTGAGAACGCGCCTATGGAGGTGGCTTTCGGAACCCGCGAGGCTGCCGTAGGTACGGTACGAGAAGGCAACGCGCGCTTCCATGTGGACTTACTTGATACTGTCAACCCGGGGCTGTTCCTCGACATGCGTCACGTGCGCCTCGAGGTGGAAGACCGCTTCCGCGCGATGACCGGTGCAGTTCCTGTCGGCGCGCAGTCTAACGCCAGCGATAAACCTGCGTCCGATACTGGTATAAACGGGCCGCGTTTCCTCAACCTCTTTAGTTACACGTGCAGTTTCTCGGTGCACGCGCGCCTCGGGGGTGCTGCAGTTGCGACAAACGCCGACATCAGCGGCAAGATTCTCGACAAGGGCCGCGAAAACTACGCGCTGAACGGTCTCGACCTGCGCCCAGGTGAATTTTTCCGCGGGAACGCGCTCGAATACGTGCGCTGGGCTATCAAGAAGGGCTTCAAGTTCGACGGAATCGTGCTCGACCCGCCGAGTTTCGCGCGCTTCAAGGGCCTGAACTTCAACGTGCGCGAACACCTGATGCCGCTCGTTGCAGAATGTGCGCAGGCCCTGAACCAGAACGGGTTCATCATGGTGAGTTCCAACTACAGCGAATTCGCGCTCGATTCCTTTGCGCGTGACGTGCTTGCCGCCGTCAAGTCGGTGTATAAAGAAGCCCGCACTGCATGGAAGCGCGGGCAGGATATTGATTTTGCGGGTAGCGGCGCCACGAAGGTTTCTTGCCTCGTCGCGACACTCGTTGAAGTGTAA
- the nrdR gene encoding transcriptional regulator NrdR: MICPFCKNDNDKVVDSRVSGTAIRRRRECLACGRRFTTREYIEMQPLTVVKRSGEKEPFQREKLIRGIMNSCKKRPLTSEDIEELATRVENALPVNDNSEVGYDTIGNLVMQELKKLDPVAYVRFASIYREFKEVGEFVDQIKSMDKA; encoded by the coding sequence ATGATTTGCCCCTTTTGCAAGAACGACAACGACAAGGTGGTCGATAGCCGCGTGAGTGGAACCGCCATCCGCAGACGGCGTGAGTGCCTGGCCTGCGGCCGCAGGTTCACGACCCGCGAGTATATCGAAATGCAGCCTTTGACGGTTGTCAAGCGGAGTGGCGAGAAGGAACCTTTCCAGCGCGAAAAGCTGATTCGCGGCATCATGAACTCGTGCAAGAAGCGTCCGCTTACGTCCGAGGATATCGAAGAACTGGCAACCCGCGTCGAGAACGCCCTGCCGGTGAACGACAATTCCGAGGTGGGCTACGATACCATCGGCAACCTCGTGATGCAGGAACTCAAGAAACTCGACCCGGTCGCCTATGTGCGTTTCGCCTCCATCTACCGCGAGTTCAAGGAAGTGGGCGAGTTCGTCGACCAGATCAAGTCGATGGACAAGGCTTGA
- a CDS encoding fibrobacter succinogenes major paralogous domain-containing protein: MSIKVRNFWGAVGTGCAALFLSLMLAACGDDTSSGSFVNYDVDAGTLKDLRDGQTYKTVQIGEQVWMAENLNYDMEGSVCREFEAFTMYGCFYDWDAAMKACPRGWRLPSEDDWTTLVDFAGGTKVAGGKLKATTAWNEKGNYSAGTDDYGFTALPGGVALDRSETRGEGRLSIINSGAFFWSSAEIDDDEAFTLNLRFENDTTGWFENRKNTLISVRCIKD; the protein is encoded by the coding sequence ATGAGTATCAAGGTCAGGAATTTTTGGGGCGCAGTGGGCACGGGATGTGCGGCACTCTTCTTGTCGTTGATGCTTGCTGCCTGCGGTGACGATACGTCCAGTGGTTCCTTCGTGAATTATGATGTCGATGCCGGAACACTCAAGGACTTGCGCGATGGTCAGACTTACAAGACCGTGCAGATTGGCGAGCAGGTGTGGATGGCGGAGAACCTCAACTACGATATGGAAGGCAGCGTGTGCCGGGAGTTTGAGGCGTTTACCATGTACGGGTGCTTCTACGACTGGGATGCCGCCATGAAGGCGTGCCCGCGCGGTTGGCGCCTGCCGAGTGAAGACGACTGGACGACCCTGGTCGATTTTGCCGGGGGCACCAAGGTTGCGGGCGGTAAGCTCAAGGCGACGACGGCCTGGAACGAGAAGGGCAACTATTCTGCCGGTACGGATGACTATGGTTTTACGGCGCTCCCCGGGGGAGTCGCGCTTGACAGGAGCGAAACCCGTGGCGAAGGGCGTCTCTCCATCATTAATTCCGGGGCGTTCTTCTGGAGTTCCGCCGAAATCGATGACGACGAGGCCTTTACCTTGAACCTTCGCTTCGAAAATGACACTACGGGCTGGTTCGAAAACCGAAAGAATACTCTGATCAGTGTCCGCTGCATCAAGGACTGA